Proteins encoded together in one Piliocolobus tephrosceles isolate RC106 chromosome 15, ASM277652v3, whole genome shotgun sequence window:
- the CDC42EP3 gene encoding cdc42 effector protein 3 — MPAKTPIYLKAANNKKGKKFKLRDILSPDMISPPLGDFRHTIHIGKEGQHDVFGDISFLQGNYELLPGNQEKAHLGQFPGHNEFFRANSTSDSVFTETPSPVLKNAISLPTIGGSQALMLPLLSPVTFNSKQESFGPAKLPRLSCEPVMEEKAQEKSSLLENGTVHQGDTSWGSSGSASQSSQGRDSHSSSLSEQYPDWPAEDMFDHPTPCELIKGKTKSEESLSDLTGSLLSLQLDLGPSLLDEVLNVMDKNK, encoded by the coding sequence ATGCCAGCCAAGACCCCAATTTACCTGAAAGCAGCCAataacaagaaaggaaagaaatttaaactgAGGGACATTTTGTCTCCCGACATGATCAGTCCCCCGCTCGGAGACTTTCGCCACACCATCCACATCGGCAAAGAGGGCCAGCACGATGTCTttggagatatttcctttcttcaaGGGAACTACGAGCTTTTACCTGGAAACCAGGAGAAAGCACACCTGGGCCAGTTCCCTGGGCATAACGAGTTCTTCCGGGCCAACAGCACCTCGGACTCTGTGTTCACAGAAACACCCTCCCCGGTGCTCAAAAATGCCATCTCCCTCCCGACCATTGGAGGGTCCCAAGCTCTCATGCTGCCCTTATTGTCACCGGTGACATTTAATTCCAAACAGGAGTCCTTTGGGCCAGCAAAGCTGCCCAGGCTAAGCTGCGAGCCTGTCATGGAGGAAAAAGCTCAGGAGAAAAGCAGTCTGTTGGAGAATGGGACAGTCCACCAGGGAGACACCTCGTGGGGCTCCAGTGGTTCTGCATCTCAGTCCAGCCAGGGCAGGGACAGCCACTCCTCCAGCCTGTCCGAACAGTACCCCGACTGGCCAGCTGAGGACATGTTTGACCATCCCACCCCATGCGAGCTCATCAAGGGAAAGACTAAGTCAGAGGAGTCCCTCTCTGACCTTACAGGTTCCCTCCTCTCCCTGCAGCTTGATCTTGGGCCCTCACTTTTGGATGAGGTGCTGAATGTCATGGATAAAAATAAGTAA